The Rhodococcus sp. B50 DNA window GATGTTGCGAGCCTCATGTTCGTGTTGCGTGTCTCAGATGATGCCGCGTGCGCGCAGTTCCTTCTGCTCGACCTCGCTCAGGCCGAGCACCTCGCCGTAGACCGCCGCGTTGTCGTATCCCGCGATGGGTGGGCCCGCGCGGCGCACCGAACCGGGCGTCTCACCGAGCACCGGCACCACACCGGGGCCGAGCACATCGGTGTCCGTGCGCTCGTCGTGGTGAGGCACGATCATGTCGCGCGCACGGAACTGCGGATCGGTGACCACCTCGGCCACGGTGTTCACCGGGCCGGCCACCACACCGGTCTCCGACAGATGCGCAAGCAGGTCCTCGAGCGTCGACGTCGCGGCCCAGTCACCGATGAGCGCGTCGAGTTCGTCCTGATTCACGCCGCGAGCGAGATGATCGGCGAAGCGCGGATCGTCGGCGAGCTCGGGGCGATCCATCGCTGTGCACAGCCGGCGAAAGACCGTGTCCTGGTTCGCGGCGATGATGATCCACATATCGTCGGACGTGCGGTAGAGGTTCGACGGCGCGATGCCCTCGAGGCGGGTTCCGGACGGGCCCCTCACCACGCCGGCCGCGTCGTAATCCGGAATCACCGACTCCTGGACGGCGAGGCACGCCTCGGTGAGCGCCACGTCGACGACCTGACCGCGACCTGTACGTTCGCGGCTCAGCAGTGCGGCGAGCACGCCCTGCACCGCGAACATGCCGCCGAGAGTGTCCCCGAGCGACAACGCGAGTCGCGGGGGTGCCTGTCCTGGGTAACCGTTGAGATGCCGTAGTCCGCTCTCCCCCTCGGCCACCGAGGCGTACCCCGCGCGACCGGCCTTCGGACCGGTCTGCCCGTAGCCGGAGACCCGCGCCAGGACGATGCCCGGATTGATCTCGGAGAGCACGTCGTAGGCGAGACCCCACTTCTCGAGCGTTCCGGGACGGAAATTCTCGACGATGACGTCCGACTCCGCAACGAGGCGCCGGAAGAGTTCCTGTCCGTCGGGTGCCCGGAGATCGAGGGTGATGCAGCGCTTGTTGCGGGCGTGCACCGTCCAGAAGAAGCGGTGCCCGTCCCGCTCACCCTGTCCCCAGGTGCGGAGCGGATCGGGACGCTTCGGGTCCTCGATCTTGACGACGTCGGCGCCCATGTCGCCGAGCAGGCGTCCTGCATACGGGCCGGCGATCAGGGTTCCCAGTTCGAGCACCCTGATCTCTGCCAGCGCTCCAGTTGCCTGCGACTCGGCCTGTGTCACTGCGTCTTCCGTCCTCTGGTCAGTAACCGAGGTGAACCGTCTTCTCCTCGGTGAACGCTTCGAGTCCGCTGCGGCCCAGTTCACGACCGATGCCGCTCGCGTCACGTCCACCCCAGGGTAGTGCGGGATCGGGCACGCCCCAGCCGTTGACCCACACAGTGCCCACGCGCAGTTGCGGGATCACGCTGTGCACGGTCGACAGGTTCTGACTGAAGATGAACGCGTTGAGCCCGTACTTCGTGGCGTTCGCCAGCCGCACGGCCTCCTCGGTTGTCTTGAAGGTGATAACTGTGGCGACCGGGCCGAAGATCTCCTCGCGGGCGATGGTGAGGTCGTTGGTGCCGCGGAAGACTGTCGGCTCGACGAAGAAGCCGCGCTCCCCCACCCGCGACCCGCCGGTGAGCAGCTTCGCACCTTCGCTCTTGCCCATCTCGATGTAGCCGAGGATGCGGTCGAGCTGCTTGCGGTTGACGATCGTGCCCTGGGTTGTCGACGCATCGAAGGGGTCGCCGATCACCGCACCGCGGGCGAATTCGACGAGTCCCTCGACCACTTGGTCGGCGATTGATTCGTGCACGATCACCCTGGTGCCGGCCGCGCACACCTGGCCCTGGTGGTAGAAGTTGCCCATCGCGATCCACGGCAGCGACGCCTCGAGGTCGGCGTCGGGGAAGATCAGCTGTGGCGCCTTGCCGCCGAGTTCCAGGGTGACCTTGCGGAACTTCTCGCCGGCGAGCGACGTGATGGTCTTGCCGACGGCCGGGCTGCCGGTGAAGGTGATCTTGTCGATTCCCTCGTGCGCGGCGAGCGCGGCACCGGCTTCGGGGCCGAGACCGGACACGACGTTGAACGCGCCGTCCGGCACACCCGCCTCACCGAGCAGGTCGGCGAGCTTCAGGGTGGACAGCGAGGCGTCCTCGGCGGGCTTGACGACCACCGAGCAACCGGCAGCGAGAGCCGGCGCGATCTTCCAGGCAGCGACTACGGTGGGGTTGTTCCACGGCGTGATCGCACCGACCACACCGAGCGGCTGCCGCAGGGTGAACCCGAAACGGTGCTGCGGACCCACATCGGGGAGGATCATCGCCTCACCGGCGATCTTGTCGGCCCAACCGGCGTAGTGCCGGAACGACGCCGCGGCGGCGGGGATGTCCCCGGCGACGGTATCGGCGTAGAGCTTGCCCATCTCCGCGGTCTCGAGCGCCGACAGTTCCGGGGCGTGCTGCTCGATGAGGTCGGCGGCACGGGAGAGGACCCGGCCGCGCTCGGCACCGGCCATCCGCGACCACGCACCGGATTCGAAGGTGTCGCGGGCCGCGGCGACGGCGGCGTCGATGTCGGCGGCCCCACCGGCAGCGACCTCGGCGACGACCTCCTCCGTCGCCGGGTTGATCGACGAGAAGTGGGCGCCCGAGCGTGCGGGCACGGCTCGGCCGCCGATCCGCAACTGCGGGTCTGGAACGACGACGGGTGCGGGGGCGGACAGTTCGGTCATCACGACTCCTGGGGAGAAGGTGGGGTGAAACGTCGGGTGAGGCCGGACCACGAGGAGTCGTAGTTCGGTTGGCGATGCGCCGCGCGGTGGGCCGCGTCGGTAACGGAGAGGGCGAGTCTCGTCTCGAACATGAACGACAGGGTGTTCACGAGCTTGACCGGCTTCAACTCGGCCGACGTGGCGAGATCGAAGGTCTCGACGTCGGGCCCGTGGGCGCCCCACTGGTTGTGGAGCGAGGCACCGCCCGGGACGAATCCTTCCGCCTTCGAGTCGTGCTGTCCACGAACCAGTCCCATGAACTCGGTCATGACGTTGCGATGGAAGTGCGGTGGCCGGAAGGTGTGCTCTCCGACCACCCAGCGATCCGGGAAGACACAGAAGTCGACGTTGGCCTGCCCCGGAATGGAGGTGGGCGAGGTGAGCACGGTGAAGATCGACGGATCGGGATGATCCCAGCCGGCCGTGGTCATCGCGTTGAACCGGCCGAGATCGTACTTGTAGGCACCGTGCGTGCCGTGCCAGGCGACGACGTCGAGCGGCGAGTGGTCGAGTTCGGTGGCCCACAGGTGCCCGCCGAACTTCTGCACGACTTGTACCGGCCCCGACCGGTCTTCGTACCAGGCCGTCGGGTAGACGAAGTCGCGGGCGTGGGCGAGGCCGTTCGCCCCGATGGGACCGAGTTCCGGCAGGGTCAGAGCGGCACCGTAGTTCTCGAGCAGGTAGCCGGTTGCGTTGCCGCCGGGCAGGTCCACCCGGAACCGCAGACCCCGCCCGATCACGGCGATCTCGCCGGGTTCGACGAGGAGCCGGCCGAGTTCGGTGCACAACAGCAGCGCGCCGTCCTGCGGTACGAACAACAGTTCCCCGTCGGTGTCGACGAAGTAGCGGTCGGCCATCGACTGCGACACCGCGTACAGATGGATCGCGATGCCGGTGCGGCACCGTACATCTCCGTTGACGGCGTAGGTCGTCACACCGTCGACGAAGTCGGTGCCGGACACCGGCGTCGGTTGCGGGTCCCATCGCAACCGGTTGGGGGTGAGCACTCCCCCGGCATCGGGTGCCGACACCCAGCCGGCGTCGTCGATCCGCTCGAACGGGCCGTGTGCTGCGGACGGCATGATCCGGTACGTCCATGTGCGACGGTTGATCTCGCGCGGCTCGGTGAAGGCGGTGGCAGAATGCTGTTCGGCGTAGAGACCGTACGCCACCCGCTGGGGTGAGTTCTGGCCCCACGGAAGCACACCCGGAACGGCTTCGCTGTGATGCTCGTTGCCGAAGCCGGGAAGGTATTCGAGACCCGCGCCGGCATCCGCACCGATGTTCATGTCAACGCGACCATCTCGTGCAGTGTCGAACCCGAACGCTCGTGGTCGGTTCCGTCGACGGTCACCGTCATCGTGAAATCGGAACGGAACCGGAAGTAGCCGGGATGGCCCACGAGCCGGTTGACGAGCGGCTTGAGCAGCTTGCTCGACGCGAGCGGAACGTCGTCGAGCAGATTGTGGGCGTGCACGATCTCGCGGACGGTGAGTTTCACGTCGAGGGACCCCGGGATGCGGATGCGGATCCATGCCGGATAGGTGCGATCGGCGACCGTGTTGTGCACGGTCGGCCCCTCTGTCAATTCCACCTCGCCGTTGCTGAGGATCACGTCGCGGCCGTGCGCGACCATCACCGGCTGCGACCAGTGCGAGCCGTACTTCTTCTGGGTGTGCACCATCGCGTAGACGAGGGTGAAGTCCTCGGTGTACAGGCGGCCCCAGTACCACTTGTCGATGAGACGCTTCATGTCGCCGACGCCCCAGTTGTGGTCGTGGTAACCGCGTCCGGTGACCTCGGTGGTCTTTCCGTCCACCGTCACCGTTCCCGCGACCCGCGCGCGGGGTGCACCGACGACCCATGCGAAGAACTCACGTTCGTTGTAGCTGGTCTGTCCGCGTCCCGGCATCCACGGCGGGACCTCGGCGGTGAAGGTCAGGTCGAAGGCGAGATCGCCTTCGGATACCGATACGTGGTAGACGGGCAGCCCGTCCTCATCTCCGACCAGTTTCGCGAAGCTCTGTCCGACCCGGACGTCGCATCGCTCGGTGGACACCGCGAGGTCGGCGTCGGTGTACGACCGGCTCGCCTCCCGCCGCTTGCCGTCCGCGCTGTAGACGTGGATCTCGACACCGGGCTTGCGGTGCACCAGTTCCCGGGTCTGGATCATCGCCACGACGATCCGCCCGTCGTCGAGATGGGCGTCGAAGTACCAGTGTTCGAAGGCGTGCTTGTCGGTGGAGGGGTGGGCGCCGTTGTCACCGGCGGCGACGGTGGTGATCTCGCCGTCGCGGCGCCCGGGCCCGTTCCAGGCTTCGACGATCTGTAGGGTCATGACTTCTCCGGTCTCGGTGTGGTGAGGAGTGAAGCGGGACGATCAACGGCGTAGTGCTCCATCGGCGCCTATCGCCGCAGCGCTCCGCTGGCATCGAATTGCGCTTCGCGTCCGTCCATCTGGGCGCGGTACCAGTTCTCGCGGTGGGCGCACATGATCTTCTCGTGCACACCCGCGGCACCGGGGACGAACCGCCGGACGAGTTCCATCGCGGTGATGAGTGGGAAGCGGACGATCGGGATGATCATCCATGGAAGTACTGTCGGCATCGAGTACTTGCGGCGCGTACCCGGCCCCATGAACATCGCCGAGTACACCGAGTTGATGCGGAAGTTGTACTGCTCGCGCAGCTTCTTCAGACCGCGGTGCCCGTCACGCGGGGCGAACGCCTGCGGGTAGGACTCGATGAGTTCCTTGCCGTGCTCGCCGGAGTCGTAGGAACGGGAGATCACAGTGGTCATCAGCGCGCGGATGCTGTCGGCGATGGTCTCGGGATACCACTGCATGCGCACTCCGAGCAGGTAGCCCATGTACTTCTGGAAGTGTATGAGCGCGCGGATCTCTCGCGGTGTGGTGTGGTAGCCGAGGGTCCACAGGGCCAAGCCCGGGGTGAGGCTGCCCGCGATGAGGGTCAGCAGCATGTAGGTCTGGCTGATCGGCAGTCCCCATTTGGCGACATCCCATTCCGGGTGCCTCGCCACGCGGGAGCGCACCGACACATGCATCACGCGCACCTTCAGCGCGGTCGCCCGCCCCTTCGAACCCGGGGTGAGCAGCGCACCGGGTTCGGACACGTCGATCCAGAACCGGCACGTCTCGAGGAAACGTCGTAGCGCGTTGTCCCCGGCGTAACCTCCGGCGAGCGACAGCGGGGTCGCGACCGCCGCCTCCGTGTAGATCTCGAGGGTCTCGGCGCCGGCGAAGCTGAACAGCATCGTGCCCCAGCGCCGCCAGATCGCGGCGCCCTGCTCGACGAGTTCGGGCTGCACCCAGTCGGGGACGGTTTCGAACTCCTCGAACAGGGCCTTCATCGCCTCGGGTACGTCGTCGAGTGAGTCGATGCCGTCGACGAGGGCCGTGTCGAGCATCTCTCGGGTCGTCTGCGGCCCGGTCTTGCCGTGGTAGACCTCGTCGACGAAGCGTTCCGCCGTGGGGTCGCCGCTGAACAGATCGTTGCACAGGGCCCGGGCCTGGTCGTCTGTGGGCAGGAAATCGAAACCGGTGAGGCGGCGGACGAAGGCGCGGGTGCGTTTCACACCGGGCTTCTGCAGGGCCTGCCAGTAGGGGAAGGCGCTCGGGCACCGGTCCTGTGTGGTGGATGCGGGAGGGGCGAGTGTGCCGGTCATGCCGATACCTCCTCGAGTACCGTTCGGCGGATCCATCCGACGAGCCGTCCGACGACCTCGGAGAGCCCGTGCGGTTGATCCACGAGATAGTGGTTGAGGTTCCGCATCTCGATCAGTTCGTTGTGGGTGCCCGCGAGCGCGTCGTACATCAGCCGCGAGTCCTCGGCGAAGGCCGCCTGGTCGCCGAGCAGGCTCATCACCATCGTCGGGGTAGTGACGTTGCGGAGGTCGGTGAGGGCATCGGCGTGGGTGTGGTCGACGCTCCAGGTGCTCAACCAACTCCGCACGGTGACGAAGCGCGCCAATCCCCCTGCGGCGGTGTTGGCGGCCTTCGGATCTCCGTACATCGAGCCGAGTTCACGATCGCTCGGGTCGATGCTCAGGTCGACGAAACGTGGATCCGCGACGGTGCGGTGCACCACGAATCCACGGTCGGAGGCGCCGCTGCGTTCGAGTTCGACGAGCTGGTCGAGCGCCCACGCGTCGATCCGTCGCATCCGCGCGAGCTGCGCAGCGCGGTATCGCTGCAACCATTCGAGGTCCAGCGGTGCGGTGCGGCCCGGGGCGTACAGGTCGAGGTCGGGATCGGTGGCGTAGGGGTCGGATTCGTCGGTGACCGCGCCGTCTATCCAGTGCCGGAGCACGCGTGCCCGACCCGGGTGCGCACCCACGAGCATCACGGCGTCGGCCGGTCGCAGGTTCGCCTCGGCGAACGGTGCCGGGTCGCCGGCGGGGGTGGCCGTCACGGTGGGGTTCTGTGCCTGCGACTGGTAGAACGACGCGAGCGATCCACCGCCGCTGAACCCGAGGAGCACGACCTTCTCGAAGCCGAGTTCGTCGGCCATCCAGCGCACACCGGTGCCGAGGTCGAAGGCGGCCCGCTCCATGATGAGCGCCGGTTCGTTGGAGGAGTAGCGGGTGTTGAGTCCCATTGCGGGAACACCTGCTTCGGCGAAGGCACGGAGCAGGAAGTGGCTCAGGAAGTTCGATGCCGGGTGGCACATGACCACGCCGACGTCCTTCGAATACCCGGGCTGTGCGACCAGGTTGCCGTGCAGTGTCGGGTAGTGGCGGCTGAGTCCGGAGTGCATCTCGACGCGACCGTCGTTCGCCGGCTCGTACGGGATGCGCTGGAAGTGGTCTCGGGTGGTGGTGGAACTGATGGAAGTCATGTCACCGTCCGGTATTTGAGCATCATGTCGTGGTCTTCGTGGTCGAGGATGTGGCAGTGCCACACATATCCCTGCAGGTCGCCGTGGCCGGTATGGCCTGAGTGATCGCCGGGCGCGCCGTGCCCGGCGCGATGCGGATCGAAGGTGTGCACCTCGCGCGAGAACGCCGCATCGGGGTCGAAACCGAGTTCGTCGGCCGTCGGGAAATAGGCAACGATGCGGGTCACCGAGTTCGGATCGCAGATGACGGTGTCCTTGTATCCCGTCTCCCACGGCTCCGGTCCCCGCATCGGTTCGACCACGTACGGGTCGGGATCAGGTGTCCACTTGATCCCGATGGGCGGTTGCGGCTGCCGCGCGCACATCGCGAGCGTGTTGATCGCCTGCCGCCCCAGAACACGGAAGTGCACGAGATGCAGGTGGATCGGGTGAGGGTCGGGGGTCGCGTTGACGATGTTCCACTGCTCGACGGTGCCCTGACGTGGCATCTCGATGTCGTCGCTGTGGTAGTTCAGGTTGTTCAACGACATGATCGACGGCGGAATACGCACGGCCGAAGGCTGACTCAACGACACGTTGCGGATGTTCTGCGGCGTCGGGATCGGACCGACGAGCGGTGGCAGCGCCGGACCGCCGCGCAGCCGCTGCGGCACCGGGCCGGTGAAACCCTTCGACCGGCCGGCTCGGATGCGCAGGAACAGTGGCATGTGGACGGCGCCGATCTGCGCGGCCTGCGGCGCGGCGGGTTCGGAGTTGCGCAGTTCGACGGTGGCATCCGCATCGAGGTGCGCGAAATCGACGAGTAGGTCCACCCGTTCGCCGGGCGACAGTCGCACGCGAGTCGTGGGAACCGGTGCGTCGAGCAGGCCCCCTTCCATGCCGATCACCCAGAACGGCATGCCATTGGAGAAGTGCAGATCCCAGATGCTGAACGAGGCCGCGTTGAGCAACCGGAGCCGATAGAGACCGCGCGCGACCCGCGCCTCGGGCCAGATCTTGCCGTTGACGACTCCGACGTCGCCGACGGCGCCACCCTCCCACCGTCCCTGCGGGACGATCGGGGTGGAACGGATGCTCTGTGAGCCGTCGCCGTTGACGATCTTCTCCTGCAACACCAGATCGAGTTCGAACTCACCGGTGGGCAGGCCCAGCGGATTGCCGGGCAACCCGGTGTCGTATTCGTCGCGGAGCAGGTAGAGACCTGCGAGACCCGCATAGGCGTTCAGACGCGTGACGGCCATGGCGTGGTCGTGGTACCACATCGTCGTCGCGCCCTGGCGGTTCGGGAACCGGTAGGTGAATCCTTGTCCGGGACGGGATATCTGCTCCGGATTGCCGTCGAACTCGGGTGGCGTCACGCCGCCGTGCAGGTGCATCGAGGTGGGGACGTCGGTGCGGTCGCGTTCGCTCAAACCGTGCAGCGTGGTGTCGAAGTCGGGGGCGAAGGGGTGCCTGTCGATCACGTTGCGGTACTCGATCGATGTCTCCTGCCCACGGTGCGCAACGAGAGTCGGGCCGCCGTAGGTGTTGTCGCCGTACGCGAGGGTGGGTCCCGGCGGAAGGTCGCGGTGGAAACTGTGCGTCGCGCTGACGGCGTCGATCCGGTACGTCGCCGCGTCCAGACGCGGTAGGACGGGCAGTTCGTCGACGAAGGGTTCGAGTCGCGGGGAGCGGAACAACAGGGGGCGGGAGACGTCCGGGCCGTCCGCGAACGCCCGCCCGCCGAGCAGTACCGCGCCGGTTCCTGCGGCGAACCCGGCGAGAAGGGTTCTACGGGTGATTCTCTGCATGACGCGACTTTCTCTGTTCCGGATCGGGAATCGACGCGGACATCATCGTGATCGCCGCCACAGTACCATACGGTATGGTTTGGTCAACAGTGCGTACGGAGGTGTGCAGATCACCCGATTTCCAGAGCTACATCGCATCGTCTTCCATTGCGACGGACTCGTGGCGCCGCCCGGAAGCGGGCACTGCCCAGCTCTACCGTCGTCACGCTTCCCGGACAGGATTCGGCTCCATGCGTGCACTATTGGCCCGTCCCGTACCACGACTCGGCACGTGATGCCATCCTCACGGCACTGTCCCGGTCGGACATGTAGTCTCGATTTCGGATCCGACCGAGACGAGGTGACCATCCGTGGCAGAGCAACCGGCGAAGAGTGGTCGCCGGTCGGGCAGGCGACCACGGTTGTCCCTCGACGACTGGACCGGAGCGGGTCTGCGCCTACTCGTCTCCGAAGGCCGCAGCGCCGTGAAGATCTCGCGCCTGTGCGACGACCTCGGAGTCACCAAAGGTAGCTTCTACTGGCACTTCTCCGATATCGACGATCTGATGAAGGCCATCGCCACCCGCTACACCTCGCAGGACAACGACGCCGCGCGCGGCTTGACGAGCCTCGAGGAACTGCCCGTCGACGAACGGCTCGCCCGCATGGGTGCGA harbors:
- a CDS encoding CaiB/BaiF CoA transferase family protein, translating into MTQAESQATGALAEIRVLELGTLIAGPYAGRLLGDMGADVVKIEDPKRPDPLRTWGQGERDGHRFFWTVHARNKRCITLDLRAPDGQELFRRLVAESDVIVENFRPGTLEKWGLAYDVLSEINPGIVLARVSGYGQTGPKAGRAGYASVAEGESGLRHLNGYPGQAPPRLALSLGDTLGGMFAVQGVLAALLSRERTGRGQVVDVALTEACLAVQESVIPDYDAAGVVRGPSGTRLEGIAPSNLYRTSDDMWIIIAANQDTVFRRLCTAMDRPELADDPRFADHLARGVNQDELDALIGDWAATSTLEDLLAHLSETGVVAGPVNTVAEVVTDPQFRARDMIVPHHDERTDTDVLGPGVVPVLGETPGSVRRAGPPIAGYDNAAVYGEVLGLSEVEQKELRARGII
- a CDS encoding aldehyde dehydrogenase family protein, which encodes MTELSAPAPVVVPDPQLRIGGRAVPARSGAHFSSINPATEEVVAEVAAGGAADIDAAVAAARDTFESGAWSRMAGAERGRVLSRAADLIEQHAPELSALETAEMGKLYADTVAGDIPAAAASFRHYAGWADKIAGEAMILPDVGPQHRFGFTLRQPLGVVGAITPWNNPTVVAAWKIAPALAAGCSVVVKPAEDASLSTLKLADLLGEAGVPDGAFNVVSGLGPEAGAALAAHEGIDKITFTGSPAVGKTITSLAGEKFRKVTLELGGKAPQLIFPDADLEASLPWIAMGNFYHQGQVCAAGTRVIVHESIADQVVEGLVEFARGAVIGDPFDASTTQGTIVNRKQLDRILGYIEMGKSEGAKLLTGGSRVGERGFFVEPTVFRGTNDLTIAREEIFGPVATVITFKTTEEAVRLANATKYGLNAFIFSQNLSTVHSVIPQLRVGTVWVNGWGVPDPALPWGGRDASGIGRELGRSGLEAFTEEKTVHLGY
- the hmgA gene encoding homogentisate 1,2-dioxygenase; protein product: MNIGADAGAGLEYLPGFGNEHHSEAVPGVLPWGQNSPQRVAYGLYAEQHSATAFTEPREINRRTWTYRIMPSAAHGPFERIDDAGWVSAPDAGGVLTPNRLRWDPQPTPVSGTDFVDGVTTYAVNGDVRCRTGIAIHLYAVSQSMADRYFVDTDGELLFVPQDGALLLCTELGRLLVEPGEIAVIGRGLRFRVDLPGGNATGYLLENYGAALTLPELGPIGANGLAHARDFVYPTAWYEDRSGPVQVVQKFGGHLWATELDHSPLDVVAWHGTHGAYKYDLGRFNAMTTAGWDHPDPSIFTVLTSPTSIPGQANVDFCVFPDRWVVGEHTFRPPHFHRNVMTEFMGLVRGQHDSKAEGFVPGGASLHNQWGAHGPDVETFDLATSAELKPVKLVNTLSFMFETRLALSVTDAAHRAAHRQPNYDSSWSGLTRRFTPPSPQES
- a CDS encoding lipocalin-like domain-containing protein, which produces MTLQIVEAWNGPGRRDGEITTVAAGDNGAHPSTDKHAFEHWYFDAHLDDGRIVVAMIQTRELVHRKPGVEIHVYSADGKRREASRSYTDADLAVSTERCDVRVGQSFAKLVGDEDGLPVYHVSVSEGDLAFDLTFTAEVPPWMPGRGQTSYNEREFFAWVVGAPRARVAGTVTVDGKTTEVTGRGYHDHNWGVGDMKRLIDKWYWGRLYTEDFTLVYAMVHTQKKYGSHWSQPVMVAHGRDVILSNGEVELTEGPTVHNTVADRTYPAWIRIRIPGSLDVKLTVREIVHAHNLLDDVPLASSKLLKPLVNRLVGHPGYFRFRSDFTMTVTVDGTDHERSGSTLHEMVALT
- a CDS encoding oxygenase MpaB family protein is translated as MTGTLAPPASTTQDRCPSAFPYWQALQKPGVKRTRAFVRRLTGFDFLPTDDQARALCNDLFSGDPTAERFVDEVYHGKTGPQTTREMLDTALVDGIDSLDDVPEAMKALFEEFETVPDWVQPELVEQGAAIWRRWGTMLFSFAGAETLEIYTEAAVATPLSLAGGYAGDNALRRFLETCRFWIDVSEPGALLTPGSKGRATALKVRVMHVSVRSRVARHPEWDVAKWGLPISQTYMLLTLIAGSLTPGLALWTLGYHTTPREIRALIHFQKYMGYLLGVRMQWYPETIADSIRALMTTVISRSYDSGEHGKELIESYPQAFAPRDGHRGLKKLREQYNFRINSVYSAMFMGPGTRRKYSMPTVLPWMIIPIVRFPLITAMELVRRFVPGAAGVHEKIMCAHRENWYRAQMDGREAQFDASGALRR
- a CDS encoding alpha/beta hydrolase, which gives rise to MTSISSTTTRDHFQRIPYEPANDGRVEMHSGLSRHYPTLHGNLVAQPGYSKDVGVVMCHPASNFLSHFLLRAFAEAGVPAMGLNTRYSSNEPALIMERAAFDLGTGVRWMADELGFEKVVLLGFSGGGSLASFYQSQAQNPTVTATPAGDPAPFAEANLRPADAVMLVGAHPGRARVLRHWIDGAVTDESDPYATDPDLDLYAPGRTAPLDLEWLQRYRAAQLARMRRIDAWALDQLVELERSGASDRGFVVHRTVADPRFVDLSIDPSDRELGSMYGDPKAANTAAGGLARFVTVRSWLSTWSVDHTHADALTDLRNVTTPTMVMSLLGDQAAFAEDSRLMYDALAGTHNELIEMRNLNHYLVDQPHGLSEVVGRLVGWIRRTVLEEVSA
- a CDS encoding multicopper oxidase family protein, translating into MQRITRRTLLAGFAAGTGAVLLGGRAFADGPDVSRPLLFRSPRLEPFVDELPVLPRLDAATYRIDAVSATHSFHRDLPPGPTLAYGDNTYGGPTLVAHRGQETSIEYRNVIDRHPFAPDFDTTLHGLSERDRTDVPTSMHLHGGVTPPEFDGNPEQISRPGQGFTYRFPNRQGATTMWYHDHAMAVTRLNAYAGLAGLYLLRDEYDTGLPGNPLGLPTGEFELDLVLQEKIVNGDGSQSIRSTPIVPQGRWEGGAVGDVGVVNGKIWPEARVARGLYRLRLLNAASFSIWDLHFSNGMPFWVIGMEGGLLDAPVPTTRVRLSPGERVDLLVDFAHLDADATVELRNSEPAAPQAAQIGAVHMPLFLRIRAGRSKGFTGPVPQRLRGGPALPPLVGPIPTPQNIRNVSLSQPSAVRIPPSIMSLNNLNYHSDDIEMPRQGTVEQWNIVNATPDPHPIHLHLVHFRVLGRQAINTLAMCARQPQPPIGIKWTPDPDPYVVEPMRGPEPWETGYKDTVICDPNSVTRIVAYFPTADELGFDPDAAFSREVHTFDPHRAGHGAPGDHSGHTGHGDLQGYVWHCHILDHEDHDMMLKYRTVT
- a CDS encoding TetR/AcrR family transcriptional regulator is translated as MAEQPAKSGRRSGRRPRLSLDDWTGAGLRLLVSEGRSAVKISRLCDDLGVTKGSFYWHFSDIDDLMKAIATRYTSQDNDAARGLTSLEELPVDERLARMGAMLVDERAWEAEVAVREWARSDPQVAESVRALDQRIMAVVRNCFLELGFDEDEAELRAGTLVYAGIGFLYGRDSLPSPTATQIQELLKILVRR